A single region of the Candidatus Binatia bacterium genome encodes:
- the aat gene encoding leucyl/phenylalanyl-tRNA--protein transferase produces MTVYRLGKTLAFPPPEEAEPSGLLAVGGDLATDRLLLAYAMGIFPWYSDETPILWFSPDPRGVLTPKTLVVHHSLARRVRSGRYEVTLDRAFGDVIRACAMTRRDGPAGTWITADMIRAYETLYDLGFAHSVEAWHDGALVGGLYGVSLGTAFFGESMFSRERDASKVSLVHLVRQLETWGFDLIDCQVRNDHLASLGAEQWPRERFLATLTGCLRSRTRTGPWSFDDDSLAHRLGK; encoded by the coding sequence GAAGCCGAGCCTAGCGGCCTGCTCGCTGTCGGAGGCGATCTTGCGACCGATCGGCTGCTGCTCGCCTACGCGATGGGAATCTTTCCGTGGTACAGCGACGAGACGCCGATCCTCTGGTTCTCGCCGGATCCCCGCGGCGTGCTGACGCCGAAGACGCTCGTCGTGCACCACTCGCTGGCTCGCCGTGTCCGCTCGGGCCGCTACGAGGTTACGCTCGACCGAGCTTTCGGCGACGTGATCCGCGCCTGCGCCATGACCAGGCGCGACGGCCCTGCCGGCACCTGGATCACCGCCGACATGATTCGCGCGTACGAGACGCTGTACGATCTCGGTTTCGCGCACAGCGTCGAGGCATGGCACGACGGTGCGCTGGTCGGCGGGCTGTACGGTGTCTCCCTCGGCACCGCGTTCTTCGGCGAGTCGATGTTCTCGCGCGAGCGTGATGCCTCGAAGGTTTCGCTGGTGCACCTGGTTCGCCAGCTGGAGACGTGGGGCTTCGACCTGATCGATTGCCAGGTGCGCAATGACCATCTGGCCAGCCTCGGCGCCGAGCAGTGGCCGCGCGAGCGTTTCCTGGCGACGCTCACCGGGTGCCTCAGAAGCCGCACTCGCACCGGACCCTGGTCCTTCGACGACGATTCGCTGGCGCACCGGCTCGGCAAATGA